In Verrucomicrobiota bacterium JB022, the genomic stretch CCTTGGTCGAGGTAGCGATCGGCTTTGCCGTCTTTGCCGTGCTGGCGCTTGGCGTGACGCTTTCGGCCATGGAATATTTCAAGGGCACGGAGGAGCAGTCGCGCGCCATGGCTGCCAATTCCCTCGCCATGAGTGTGCTCCAGCAGGTCTCGTCCTATCCCTACGATCAGCTTTTGACGGCGACAGGTAACCCCGAGGTCGTGCTGCTGGCTTACGATTCCCAGGGCAACACCTTCTCGTTTCAAAACGACGGCTCCGTTGTGACCGCTTCTTTTGTAACGATCACTCGTAGCGGCAGCCGCGTGTCAGAGGCCGAAAACGAGGTGAACCTTAGCATGCAGGCCGAGCTTGTTCCCGGCTATTCCGCGATCCGCGTCACGATCTTTTACACCTACGACTCGGCTTACACCGGTGAGGAAAAGCAGAGTTCGATCAGCACCATACGCACCGTCGATGAAAAATCCGCTGAACCCTGATCCTGCCCGCCGGACTTCCCGCAAAGGCTTTACGCTACTGGAGATACTGGTCGCCGGGGGCCTTTTCGCGCTCCTTTCGGTTATGGTCGGTACTTTTCTGGTGGAGGTGACGTCGATCTACTATGCGAGTACGGCCCGCTCCAACTTTTCGCAAAGCGCGCAAGAGCTGGCAGAAGGGCTGGGGAGGGACATTTCGAGCACGCACGCCCTGTATCTCTTCCCGTCGATGCTCACAGCCGACCGGGATGAAGATAATGACAAGCTGTCGCTCGACAAAGGAGGCAGCTTCCTCGTGTTGATGCATGTCGAGCCGCGCTACACCACGACCCCGGCGCACCTCGCCATCACCCGACTGGTGGCCTATGGCGTGGATCGCGAAAACCCCTTGAAGAACGATGCGGGGGAGGTCGTCGCCTACAACGTGCTGCGCTACGAAGTCGAGGCGCCCCCGGCCCCTGAGCCCGGCGCAACCTCCAAGGAAGTCTGGCTGCGCAACCCGGCGGTAAAAAATTTCTCCCCGGCTTCCGAGATCGAGCAGCCCGCCCGCTTTACGCAGACGATCGACTATGTGGCTGAAGTGCTCAAGGACCCCAACCCTCGGGTGGTCGTGACCATCGACGCCAATTCGGACTTTTCGATCGACCATGCATTCATTTTACGCGCCAACGGAGTCGTCACGATGGCCTTTGGCGTTATCCACAGCTCCGGTCTGCAGCAGACGGCCTCCAAGTTTGGGGGGCACGATATCGTCTCGAATACCTTTAACTACTCATTCCAGCGCCAAGGTTAACCGATGCCGTCCAAACGCTTCTCCTTTCGCCGCCGTCGCGGCTCGATCTACATCCTGGTGCTGATTTTTGCCGGGATATTTGGGAGCCTCATCTGGAATGCGCTGGCGATTCAGCGGCACCAGATGGTGCTCAACCAGCAGCAGATCATGCGCAATCAGGCCCGCCTGATCAACGAGTCCCTCGTCCGCATGGCCAGCCTGCAGTTGTCGGCCTTTTTCGAGAACGGTATCAACACGCTCCCGGGCACGTCACCCTCTGTCACCGTGCCTTACGAAGAGCTGGAGAAGTGCCTCGACCCTCACCTGCGCGCCACGCTCGTGCGAGCCGAAACCGAGGTGGTGATCGACCGGCTGAAAGCGCCCGTTTTTCACTTTATCGACCCCGATATTCCCGGCCGGGAAACGCGCCAGTTGCTCGGCAGCACCGTCTCGGCGCAAGACGTCCCCATCTACGCCAAGGTAACACTGGTGGGGCCGATGGACACCAAGGTGACCGTCTACGCCGAGGCCAGCTACGAGCTGCTCGCTTCGCCGCTGTTCGGGTTCTCCATGTTTTTCAACCAGAAGATGGAGTCCTCCGCCGGTGCAGACCTTACGGTGATCGGTGCGCCGATTTACATCAACGGCGACTTCATGCAGTCCACGCGTGGCGACTTGGGCTCGCTGCACATTTACGCTCCCATGACGCTGGTGCGGGGTCGCTTCCTCGACGACGATTACTATGGCGACACCTGGGGCGGTTATGTGGCGTTTCCCAATGCCAAAGGCGTCTTTTACAATACGACGAAGGACAACTACACCAAGACGATCGCTGGTACGACCTACAAGACGAACGCCTTGAAGATCCCGACCGATATCTACGGCAATGCCCGCAGCTACGCGTCGCTTCAGAATTCTCGCGACACCTTTACCGATAACGCGGAGGGCTACCTCTCCTGGATGGATCGCAAATACAACGAGAACGACAAGGACTGGTACAACATCTCGCTGTATAACTGGGACGGCATGCTCAAGACGCAGGCGCACAATGTGCAGCAGATGAGCGTTCCGGGGATGGACACCTACAATTTCGTCAAGAACCCGAAGTCCGACCAATACGTCAACACCGCCTACCAGATCATCCAGCCGCTGCGTAATAATAACGACCCGGCCTTCAATTCGGCGACCAATGCAGAGCTTGCGCAGAAGAACCGCGTGCGCGAACAGAACAAATACTCCTACAAGGCCAACCTCATCATCAAGCTGGAGGAAAAAACGGTAGGGGCCAACACCACCTACGAAGTCGACCCCACCAACATGAAGGTGAGCTACTGGACGCCTGCCCGCGACAGCAACGGCAACCTCGTTTACAATGGCGACGGCACGCCCAAGCTCACCTCGGTCGGCCTGCCCAGCGGCCTGGTGGAAGTCGTCCCCTACACCCCTGAGACGCAGACCGTAAAGAAAAACGGCAAATGGGTGACTCAGGAAACCGGTTATGTGACCTCTGGCCTCTACGACAACCGCCGCGAAGAAGGCGTCAATCTGGTCAAGCTCAACGTCGGTCGCCTCCGGGAATTGACGGACGGCCATGCCTCGGCCAGTGGCACCAAATTTACCCAGGACCCGGGGGCGAGTAGCCTCACGGACAACAACGGCTGGTGGAACGGCGGCGTCTATGTCGAGTTTCCCGTGGCCAAGACCAACCCGCGCACCGGCTCCTCGGGGCCGGCGGCGGACGGCGTGCAGCCCTCGATCAAAAACTACGGCCTGTATGTCCATAACGGCGAGTATCTGCCGAAGGAAGGGCTGACCATTGCCACCAACAACGCCATGTATGTGGCGGGCCACTTTAACGCCAACGGCACCATTACCGCCGATTCCAACAGCAAGCCCGACCGCACGACGGAAGCCCCCGCCTCCCTCGTGGCCGACGCGGTGACGATCCTTTCCAGTAACTGGGAGGCGAACAACAACGCCTACCGGAGCAAGAAGGCTCACCAGGATCGCCCCGCCGCGCATACCGAAATCTCTGCCGCGATCCTGACGGGCTTCGCGCCCTCTTACCGCGAGACCTCGACCGGCTCCGGCTACAGTGGGTCGATGGCCAACTTCATCCGCTACCTCGAAGACTGGGGCTACTATTTGTCCGACCACCGAGACCTCGCGATCCGCGGCTCCCAAGTCTGCCTCTTCGACTCCGAGGTGGCCGAAGAGCACTGGCATGGTAATTCCAACGTCTACTGGCCGCCGGACCGCCTCTTTGGTTACAACACCATGTTCAATACGCGCATGCCTCCGCTGACGCCCATCACCCCGGTGTCCGGCCCAGCCTTTTACCGCGAAATCGCACCCCGCCTCTGGGCCGACGAGGTGGCCGCGATCAGGACTGGATTATGAGCCTCAAGAAGCACTTGTTGATCGCCGGGCTGGCCTTTGGGGCCGCCTTGCAGCTCACGGCCGAGGCCCCGGCCTACGACCCCGCCGTGGTGAAGGAATATCGTGAGATCAGCGCCCCAGCCCTCGCGTGGCCGGCGCAGGCCCTGGCCATCCCGATCACGCAGGAAGAGCGAGAGCTGGATGGCTATCCCGCCCGCATGCTGGTTGGCAGCCTGCCGGAATACCGTCTTTTGATGGATCTCGGCGCGCTGCGCACCCCATTGCAGTTCCAGCCCGGCGGAGGTGCGTGGTCCTGGCAATGCACCCTCCCGTCTTACCCTGATTCGCGTCTGCGGCTCGCCGCCTACCCGGTGGACAAGGTGGCGCGGGGAGACCTGCTCGGCACCTTGTTTGCCCACGCCAAGACGGTCGTCACCCAAGCCAAGGACAGCTACCTCGTCGTCATCAACGGCCCGATGGACGGCAAGGTGGAGTCGACCACCTTCCTCAGCAATCCGGCCCAGTTCTTCGAATACGGCTTTGTGGATACTCCGCAAGGGGGCCAGCTCCAGCGCATGGTGTGCGACTACATCACGTTCAACGAGCGCTACGCCTTCCTGATCCGAGTCGAAGCGCCCGCCGTCCACTACGAAGCCTTTCGGACCCTCGCGATGGGCGCGCTCAAGCCGCTCTACGTGGAATACCCCCTCGACTGCCGCCGCGTTACCCCGGGGGAGCGGGCCGCGTTGCTCAACGAAGCAAAGTGGCTTGAGGAGTAGACCTGTCGAGTCCGAACGTTAGGTGGGCGTAGCTACAAATGATTGTTAATGTGAAGCTTCCGCATTTTTATCATTTGGCTACGTCGATAAAAATCTGGTCAGCAGCTGAGATTTGTCCTATGGTGAAGCCTCATCCTATTTCATGAAAAACTCCCCAGTTTCTATTTCCCGTTTGTTTTCGTGGACGGCTGCTACCCTGGCCTTTGCCGCTCAACTCTCTGCCGCCGTGGTGACGGAGATTGAGCCTTGGCAAAGCGAGGTGACCGGGCAGATGATCGCCCGCACCGAGATCGTGCCCGACGGCACCGCCGCCAATGCAACTCTGGCCACCGTCATCTACCTGCAAAACCTGTCCGCCCCGCGCGTTGGACGCGAAGCCGACGAGACGATTATCGAGAGTTTTCTCGATCAAGGGATGGCGGTCATCACGTTGGATTACGCCGACCACGCCAAGGCGCGCGTTCCCTTCTTCAATCGCGACCTCTTCAACATCCGCGATCAAATCCTCGCCGACTCCAGCCAAAGCGACCCTAGCCAGCACCAGTTCCCGACGCCTCACGCGCTCGACCACGCCCATATCTTTATCGTGCCCGAAGGCTGCCGCCTCTTGCGTGATGTGGAATATGATACCGAGGGTCGCGCGATGGACATCATCTACCCGTCGGATCCTGCCATGCCGGTGGGCGGCATCATCGAGTACTCGGCCGACAACGTGAACCGCATGGGCAACTTCTCGCTCGCCTTCTGCCACGACACAATCCTCCCGGCCCAGGCCAGCGAAGGCTTTGCCGTCGCGATGGCCGACCACCCAGTGGTGGGGGGCTACAGTGGTCTTGATCCCATGCCGCAAAGCGCTCTGGCTGTGTTGGCGTCGATCCAGACCTTCCGTGCGCAAGCAGAGAATCTGCCTCTCAATGGCCGCATTGCCACGATGGGCTTTTCTCGGGGAAGTGGTGTCGCCCTCATGGGGGTAACTACGGCGGATGAGACGGAGTGGGATGTCTATCTCAGCGCGACCTCCAAGCTGACCTTTTCTTACGAGCAGATCACCAAATCGAAGCACCCTGACGTCGACCGCCACGTCCAAGGGGCCGTCATCATGTCGGGCCGTTTCACTTACATCGACCTCTTGGAATCCGATGGCAAGGCTGCTCCGGGTGGCCTCTACACGCAGAACTGGGGGCCGATCGAGACCAACCTCGAGCGCTGGAAGGACCAAGGCGCGATCGACTACCTTGAAGGAGACCCCGGCATCCCGCTTTTCCTCACGATCAACAAGGACGACGAGCACGCCTGGCACCAGATGGACGTGCTGCGCGAGCGCCTGACGGATCTGGGCGTCGAGTTCGAATACTACGAAGACGATGTCGAGCCGTTGGCCCACCGTATGCCGTTGGAGCATAACATCCTCAACGCCATGAACAGCTATTTCCGCCGCACGCTGATGGAGCCGACGCCGGAAACCGTCGTTTCTCAAGCGAAGCTCTCGCCGGCGCTGCTGGGCGAAGGCAAGGTGCAGTGGACGGCCGATGTGCAGGTGCCGCTCGCCGATTACCCGGTGGAAATCTCTACCAATCTCCAGGACTGGTCCGAAGATGCCCGCGTGCGCCCCGACCAGGACGGCAACCTCAGCTTCGAGACCGTGGGCACTGGCGACGCTGCCGTCTTCGTGCGCTTGGCGAGCCCGCGCGCGCCGATTGAATAACGCTGCGCCAGCCCCTGCGCCCCTGCTTTACAGCCTCCCCATCGTGGGAGGCTTTTTTGTGGTCTCAAATCCTTACGATTGTGTGCAGGTGAAGCCGAAAACGCTGGCCCTCCGATAAAACAGGGCTATGTATGCTGTTACCCATTTGTTACCTTTACGTAAGAGAATCCGTTCCAACGCCCCACCATCAAGGGCTCCTTACCCCAACATTTCCACTCCTACCCCATGAAAGGTCTACCTTCGTCGACCCCGGTTGGTCTCGACTGTTTTCGCGCCATCTTTCAGGACTATCTGCAGCGATGGACGGCGCAGGAAGTGATCTTGCGGGTGCCGGACTGTGCGGCGGCCCAACGGCTGGAAGCCACCGCTTCCCGCGTTTTCCATTTCCAGCCCGAACTGTTCCTCCAGGTGCAGGGCACTACGGTTTTCGATACCCCGGGCGGCAGTGTTTCCGTCGGCCCCGGTGAGATTGCGCTCGTGCCTGCCGGGGTGCCCCATGCGGAGACGATTGCCCACGAGGCAGAGCGCCCATTCGGCAACCTTGTGGTCGGCTTCTTTAACGGCAACGTCTCGGTCCACCTCGGGCAAGAGTCGGCCCCGGGCGTACCCGCAGTGGCAGAGCGCTTCCTGTTCTGGACGGACCGCTTCAGCGCGCTGGTGCAAAACCTCGAGCTGATCGCTGTGCTGCAGCAGGCCGCCACTTCGCGCTCCCGCCAATCGGTGCGCGGCCTGATGCAAGGGGTGCTCTGCCTGCTTGTCGACGTGTTGGAGACGGAATCGTTTACCGAGGCCAGCGACTCGGCCAAGGTGGTGCAGAGCAAGTGGATCATCAGCGAAAACCTGTCGAATTCCGACCTCAGCGTCGGCTTCCTCAGCGAGCAGCTCGGCTGTAACCCCAACTATCTCTCGCGCCTCTTCCACCAGAAGGCCGGCGAGAAACTGACCGACTACATCACCAAGACGCGCCTGCGCTACGCCATGAACGCCCTGATCGAGACGGACCGCTCCGTCAAGGACGTGGCTCGCATCTGCGGCTTCAGCGACCCCAACTACTTCGCGCGCGTCTTCCGGCAATACATCGGCTGCAGCCCCCACGCTTACCGCAAGCAAGAGCGCACTCTGCGCGAACGCATTAGCGTCAAAGGGGTGGGGGAGATGCTCGCCGCCGAATAGCGGAGAGCCAGCGGTGCCTAGACGCTGTATTGAACCCCCAGCAGCAGCATGATGCCCGCGATGAGGCAACCGAGCACGCCCAGGGCGAGGTTGACCCCGCTGGAGTAGCTGCAGGCAGCCAGAGCGGTATTGAGATCGGCGGAAGTCCCGTGCTGGAGGTTGTCCGTCGCCACCTTGGTCTCGGGTAGCGAGGTGAGGATGCTGGCGACAAAATAGTGGATGCCAGCAAAGATCGCGCTGCCGAAGATCCCCACGAGCGCCGCATGGTAGATCTGGGAGACAGCGAGAAAGACCCCATTCATCAGGAAGGTGCTGGCGACCAGGCCAACGGTGCCGAGCGTGAACTTGAGCCAGCTCGGGTCGTGCCGCTCGCTGTTGATCTCGTCGAACAACTCCGGCCGCTTCCGCTTCAGCCCACGCTCGAGCACCATGAAGATGCCGATCCCGATGCCGCACACTCCCGCCGCCAGCAATAGCCACGGCGCACCGCGATACCCTTCCGAGGGCGGCAGCAGGTTGAATTGGTCGGTGCCGGTGAGGCACCAGTAGGCAAAGGAGGAAAAGAGAAACAGCATGATGCTGACCCCCGCATGCCAGGCTACGAGGCGCTTTTCCCGCCCCGCCAGCTGGATCAGAGCCTTCACGCGGCTGCCCTTGCCGGTCAGCACCCACCTCAGCATTACGAAGAGGGGGGCGATCAAATACATCAGGTAGATATTGGCAAAGTTGCTCCCCAGCGGATTGGCGATCCCGCCCAACTGCAGCAGCGCGAACGCCGTCAACATCGAGAACAGCTCCGGGTTGTTCGTCGAAGCGTTGATGACGAGAGTGCGCTGGTTGGCCCCCCAGTATTTGCCCGCCAGCCCCGCTGCCGAGTCGACCATCCAGTCGGTCGTGAAGGGGATGGCCGCAAAGCAAAGAAACAGGCTGATAGCGATTACGATACAGAGAAAGCCGAAGTGGCCCACCTGCTCGTAGAGGGAGATAAACAGAGCATCCATGGGGAAACGGGCATTATAGGAACAGGCGGACGGCCAAGTGCAACCGCCAAGCAGGATTTTGTGAACCGGCGGGGCCGCTGGAGCGCGGGATTTACTTGTCAGGGAGGGTGCGATGCCCTCTCATGGCGGCGGTTCTTTAGCGTCAGGCCTCCGCTCCGCCCGCTTCGGTGGGTCGGGGAGGAAAGTCCGGACACCATAGGGCAGGATTCCCGGTGAAAGCCGGGGCACGGCGGGGGAGACGCCGCCGTGACGGCCAGTGCAACAGAAAGCAAACCGCCGGTTGGCCCACGCCAGCCGGTAAGGGTGAAAGGGTGGGGTAAGAGCCCACCGCCCGACCGGTAACGGCCTCGGGGCACGGTAAACCCATTCCGGTGCAAGACCAAATAGGGGATCAGGTGGCCCGCCTTACGATCCCGGGTGAGTCGCTTAGATAAATGGAGGCCAGCGCAGGCAGGGCAACGTGCGCGCGCGACAGAATCCGGCTTATGACGCTAAAGAGCCCCCGCCGGGGGCGGTCGCCTCATCTTTTTGTGAATGGCAGGTCGATGGGTCTTGACAGCGGCCCCCACTGCTGTGAATTTTCTCGCTTTTCATTTTCCCAGCGAATTTTCAGATGGCCAACCTCAAGTCCTCCAAGAAAGACGTCCGTCGTATCGAGCGCCGCACCGAGCGTAACCGCCGCATTGTCAGCCGCCTCAAGACCCTCCGCAAGAAGGTCGTTGCTGAGCCGACCGACGAGAATCGCGCCGCCTACATGTCCGCCCTCGACAAGGCTGCCAAGTCCAACGTGATTCACAGCAACAAGGTGAGCCGCGAAAAGAGCAAGATGGCCACGGGCGGCCTGCAGGCCAAAGTGCGTGCTTAATCTTAGCCCCCTCGCAGGCGCGCAAGTATGACGTGGAGCGCGTCAGAGCCGGCACAAGGCTACATTGGTTTCCCGGAAGGCAGCCTGGGTGAGCGTTCGGTACGCTTGCCCATCTGGCATGACGCTCCGGGATTCTTTGTTTTGGCCAAGCCCGGCGGCATCCTGGTCCAGCCCGACCCCTGGTTTCAGCGGGTGCCCAGCCTCTCGGAGGCCATTGCCTCGCAGCTGGTTCTCGGCAAGCCCGAGCTTCAGCGCCTTGGCATCGAGGAAGATGGGCTGCGGCCTACCTACATCCTCCCGCCGTCGGCCGAAGGAGCCGTTGTGTGGTCCAAGACCCACGCGAAAGCTGAAGAGCTGCGCAACAGCTACGGCTCGGAGCAGTGGACGCTGCGTTTTGAGTTGCTGGCGGTCTCGGAACCCCGCGAAAGCAGCATTTTTTGCGACCTCCCGGTCGCCCGCCACTGGCAGCACGCCCAGGCGATCGTCTCCCACACCAGCGGCAAGAAGACCGAAACGCGCTTTGACCGCGTGGCCAAGGTCGGCCGCTACAGCCTGTGGATCGCCGAAACGCGCTTTTACCGCCTCGACCACATCTGCCTGCACGCCTATGAGCGCGGCTTGAGGGTCTTGGGCGATGAGCGCTATGCGCGCAGCCTCGTGCCGATGCTTTCCGACCTCAAGCGCGACTACCGTCCCGGCCGTCGCGAAGAACTGCCCCTCTGGCACGGCCCAGCCATGCGGCTGAAAGAGCTGGAAGGGCCGAAAGAGCTCGGGATACCCCGCCTCGAACTGCCAGCCAGCAAAGCCTGGCAGCGCCTCTTGCAAACGCTGGGCCGTTACAGCTAAGGAATTTTTGATTTAATTCTTTACGTTGCCGGACGGTCTGGCATTCTCTAAGTTTTAATCCCTTTTTAGTTACAGCAAAGCTTATGGGCAATCTTCGTAAAAAACGCCGCCGCAAAATCTCGCAACACAAGCGCCGCAAGCGCAGCCGCGCCAATCGCCATAAGAAGCGGACTTGGGGTTGATCACCCAAGGGTGCTTACGGTAAGCACCCAATCACCGCTAACAAATTTACGTTCTTTGGTTTACATCGCTCCGCAGCGCCTCATTCGGCCTGCGGAGCTTCTTTTTGTCTTGTAAAGGCGGGGTCGCGATTATTTTTTTACAACCCATCCAAGCCCACCGTTACCGCCTGCTTTTCCCTGGGTAACGACTGGCCCCTGTCCTGCCATGCTGTCTAAAAAGTCGAAAGGTCTCTTCGTTGAAGTCAGCAGCTTTTCGGTGCTGACTGCCACGACCTCCCAATACGACACCCCTTTGACCCTGGAGGCGGTTCACGAATATCAGGGTGATCTGGATGCTCCGGAGTTCCGCGCTCAGGTTGAGCGCATGGTGCCCGGCAAAGGCAGCCGCTTCGTCACTGCGCGCTGCGCGGCGTATCCCGTTTCCCGCTTTTTCCGTCGCCATACGCTGGAAAGCTCGGCGAAGGCAAAAGACCCCCGCTATTTCCCCGATGTGCTGCAGCAGCAGTTCCGCATCGAGCCCTCCAAGCACATGGCCGCCGTGCTGCTTGCGACCACCGGGGAGTCCTTCAGCGCCGACAAGCCGATGACGGCGCAAAAGGAAGTTTTGATCGCAGGCGCTTCCAACGAAGATTTTTCCCGCCTGCAAGAGAGCTTTGTCTCGCGCCAAGTAGTCCCTGAAACCCTGGAGCTCGGCACCCTGGCCAGCCTGGGCGGCGTAATGGACTACCTTCGCTGGTCGCGGGCCGATCAGCCCGTGCTGCTACTGGAGATCACGCCGCAAAACTCCAACCTCTTCGTCGTCAACAACGGCCTGGTCGACCTCTGCCGCCCGATCCCCTACGGCCTCAACGCGATGTTCCCCATCGTGCAGAAGGAATTGGGCCTCAAGGACGAGGAAAGCGCGAAGAAGCTCTTCTTCTCCAACACCTTCGACTTTACCGAAATGGGCCCCGCGCTGATGCGCAAGATGCTCAAGGAGTTGCAGGCCTCTACCGGCTTTTACGAGGTGCAGACCGGGCAGAGCATCGGTGCCTTCGTGCTCACGCTCCTGCCCCGCAACCTCACGTGGATCCGCGACGTGCTCACGCGCGATCTCGGCCTGCGCGCGCTGTCGTTCGACTACGCCGGCTGGCTGGCTTCGCGGCAGATCGAAGTGGCGCCCGGCATCAGCCTCGACCCGCAAGACCCGCGCTGGCTGGGCCTGCTCTCGATGATCGGCAACCTTTCCACCACCAAGGGCCATGGCAACCAAGAAGGTTAAAGAAGACCTGCACCCGGCCTGGCGGCCCAGCTTCGTCAACGAGGCGGCGCTGCCCGACACCAAGGTAGTCCGCACCAACTTCCTCTACAACTTTGGAGCGATCGCGCTGCTGGTGTGCCTGCTCTCCTTTGCGGTCTTCAACGAGTTTCGCATCCAGGTGGCAAAGCAGGCGGTGGCCTCCAACCAGCAGGAAGTCGACCGCCTCCACACCACTCACCTGCGCGGCGTACGCCAAAGCACCGAGTTCCGCAAAGAGAGCGAAAAGCTGCAGCAGGTCGCGGATTTTTCACAAGACTCGCTCAGCCGTTCCGAGCTCCTCGTGGTGCTGGCGGAGCAAGGCCTGGAAGACATCGTGCTCAACTCCTTCAGCTTCCGCCCCATCGTCGCCACCACCGGGCGCGGTCGCAGCGCCAAACGCACCATCACCTACGAGCTTGTCTTCGATGGCACCATCCTCGACCGCGACCGCGCGGTAGAGCTGCTGGAAGAGTTTCGCAGCAGCATCGCCGACAGCGAGCTGCTGGCGCCTTACCAGCCCCGTTGGACGCAAGACAGCTTTAACCGCAACGTGGCGACCAACACCTCCACCTTTACCGGGCGCTTCCTGCTCACGCCGCCCGCCAAGTCGTAGCCGTCATGGACACCCAACGCCTCATTGCCCTGCTCAAGCAGTACCCCTTGGTCGTGGTATGCCTCGTCCTGTCTCTGGCGGCCGGCCTCGTC encodes the following:
- a CDS encoding type II secretion system protein; the protein is MHLRIPAGITHSRRAFTLVEVAIGFAVFAVLALGVTLSAMEYFKGTEEQSRAMAANSLAMSVLQQVSSYPYDQLLTATGNPEVVLLAYDSQGNTFSFQNDGSVVTASFVTITRSGSRVSEAENEVNLSMQAELVPGYSAIRVTIFYTYDSAYTGEEKQSSISTIRTVDEKSAEP
- a CDS encoding prepilin-type N-terminal cleavage/methylation domain-containing protein; its protein translation is MKNPLNPDPARRTSRKGFTLLEILVAGGLFALLSVMVGTFLVEVTSIYYASTARSNFSQSAQELAEGLGRDISSTHALYLFPSMLTADRDEDNDKLSLDKGGSFLVLMHVEPRYTTTPAHLAITRLVAYGVDRENPLKNDAGEVVAYNVLRYEVEAPPAPEPGATSKEVWLRNPAVKNFSPASEIEQPARFTQTIDYVAEVLKDPNPRVVVTIDANSDFSIDHAFILRANGVVTMAFGVIHSSGLQQTASKFGGHDIVSNTFNYSFQRQG
- a CDS encoding AraC family transcriptional regulator; translated protein: MKGLPSSTPVGLDCFRAIFQDYLQRWTAQEVILRVPDCAAAQRLEATASRVFHFQPELFLQVQGTTVFDTPGGSVSVGPGEIALVPAGVPHAETIAHEAERPFGNLVVGFFNGNVSVHLGQESAPGVPAVAERFLFWTDRFSALVQNLELIAVLQQAATSRSRQSVRGLMQGVLCLLVDVLETESFTEASDSAKVVQSKWIISENLSNSDLSVGFLSEQLGCNPNYLSRLFHQKAGEKLTDYITKTRLRYAMNALIETDRSVKDVARICGFSDPNYFARVFRQYIGCSPHAYRKQERTLRERISVKGVGEMLAAE
- the rpsT gene encoding 30S ribosomal protein S20; amino-acid sequence: MANLKSSKKDVRRIERRTERNRRIVSRLKTLRKKVVAEPTDENRAAYMSALDKAAKSNVIHSNKVSREKSKMATGGLQAKVRA
- a CDS encoding AURKAIP1/COX24 domain-containing protein → MGNLRKKRRRKISQHKRRKRSRANRHKKRTWG